The genomic stretch ATGAGCTTCAGTCAGTTCTTTTAATTTGGCTAACGGTTGCGTCACCACCACCGAATAGCCTTGCAAATATAATTCCCTAGCAATTACTAAGGCATCGCCACCATTATGACCTGGCCCCACCAGTACACCAATTTTAGCGGGGGCTAACCCTAGTGCTTCCCATTGATCTATCATGCGGCGAGCCAATAAACCTGCCACCTTTTCCATAAGCGCCGCTACTGGCATTCCCGCCGCAAATAGGCGGTTTTCAATGGCTCGCATTTCAGCCGCCGTGACGACAATTTGGGCAATTTGATTTCGGCAATGAGTCATAGTTTATAGCGCGAAGCACTAGGGAATAGAGAATAGATTATGGTAACTCGGTTTTAGAATTTAAAGAAAGTCCTATCTCCCTATCTCCCTATCCCCCTATCCCCCCATCTCCCACTAATGCATTAACACATTGCGATCGTAAGGCGCTTCAAAATCCAAAATCGGCCCTTTAGGCACAATTTTAGTCGGATTAATATCCGTATGGCTGCGATAATAATGGCGCTTAATATGGTCAAAGTTACAAGTTTCTGCCACTCCTGGCACTTGATAGAGTTCTTTCAGATAGTCCCATAAATTTTCATAATCTGTAATATGGTGGAGATTGCACTTAAAATGACCATAATAGACCACATCAAAGCGTAATAACGTGGTAAAGAAACACCAATCCGCTTGAGTGATGCGATCGCCACACAAATAAGGGTGTTGTTCTAACACTTGATCCCAATGATCTAAAGCCTCAAACAAGTCTGTTAACCCTTGTTCATAAGCCTCTTGCGTCGTCGCAAAGCCAGCGCGATAGACTCCATTATTAATCGGCTGATAAATAGTATCCATCGTACTGTTAATAATATCCCGTAACTCTTCTGGATAAAATGAAACCTGACGTTCCGCAAATCGTTCAAACTCCGTATCCAATATGCGGATGATTTCGCGAGATTCATTATTGACAATAGTATGGGTTTTCTTATCCCACAAAACGGGAACGGTCACCCGACCGCTATAATTTGGATCGGCCTTTAAATAGAGTTGCCAGAGGTAGTCAGCCTGATTCACCGTATCGGGAATACAACCTGGAGCTTCAGAAAACTCCCAACCATTTTGATCGATTTCTGGATCGACGACTGATAAGCTAATTGCAGATTCCAATCCTTTTAGCTTTCTAAGAATAGCTGTGCGATGGGCCCAAGGACAAGCCCAAGAAATATATAAATGATAGCGCCCAGCTTCTGCTTTAAACCCACTAGAGCCATCGGCAGTAACTTCATTTCTAAATGTGGTTTGGGGACGGATAAAGTTTCCTTTTTGATCCGATTGTTCCCGTCGTGAAACCCATTGACCATCGACTAATAATCCTAAGCCCATAGTATATATTCCTTATAATTTGAATGACACCCTTCACAAAAAATCGAACTTAACCCTCAGTCATTTTGAGGATAAATACAAGCGAAACAAATAGCATTAATCCCAACCAAACTACTAATATGGTATTAAAGGTAGTATGGAAATAACTGCCAGCGAACAAGACTAGAAAAAAGAGAACAACAGCCACGACGAAGTAAGTGACCAGTTGTCCCAAGCAACCTTGAACTGATCCGGAAAAATCATCATTTGGGGGTCTCATAGCCAGACTCGATGTTAACGACCAAAATAAACGCGAGCATTGCTTAATCCTGAATTTTGTAAAAATGACATTATTTCTGCGGCTTCGCTGCGGTTAGCATAGGGGCCAACAGCAACATGCATCCCCCGACGAGAGCGTTTAGCTACAACATTAACCGTATTGGGAATGATTTGCCGCACACGATTAGCCATTAGATTAGCATCCTCTTGAGAGCTAGGAATGACCACATAATAACCTTTACCAGCGACTGGGACAGGGTTGGGGTTGATCGTATTTGCCGGGGTAATTGGGGTGGTGTAATTGGGGGGGAGATAATTTGGGCCACCAGCGAGGGTGTCCCCTTGTAAGGAAACAACTTCAGCCAAAATACCGCGCGATCGCAACAGGGACAAGCGCTCCTGAGCCTGGAATTCCGACACAAATGCACCCGCCTGAATCACCGTGCGGCTACCTATTTGCCGGATAAAGGCATCCGGTACAAGCTGTTTAACTTGTTCTAATAACAGGGGAGAATTCCCATTTACCCAAACCCGATAGGGGTA from Roseofilum reptotaenium CS-1145 encodes the following:
- a CDS encoding glutathione S-transferase family protein, coding for MGLGLLVDGQWVSRREQSDQKGNFIRPQTTFRNEVTADGSSGFKAEAGRYHLYISWACPWAHRTAILRKLKGLESAISLSVVDPEIDQNGWEFSEAPGCIPDTVNQADYLWQLYLKADPNYSGRVTVPVLWDKKTHTIVNNESREIIRILDTEFERFAERQVSFYPEELRDIINSTMDTIYQPINNGVYRAGFATTQEAYEQGLTDLFEALDHWDQVLEQHPYLCGDRITQADWCFFTTLLRFDVVYYGHFKCNLHHITDYENLWDYLKELYQVPGVAETCNFDHIKRHYYRSHTDINPTKIVPKGPILDFEAPYDRNVLMH
- a CDS encoding SPOR domain-containing protein, translating into MNNPKQHSRLNRVILLGSLGLGLMVSTNAQSQQVPLPPPPPLNAIPTIPGNINPPYVAPSAYPYRVWVNGNSPLLLEQVKQLVPDAFIRQIGSRTVIQAGAFVSEFQAQERLSLLRSRGILAEVVSLQGDTLAGGPNYLPPNYTTPITPANTINPNPVPVAGKGYYVVIPSSQEDANLMANRVRQIIPNTVNVVAKRSRRGMHVAVGPYANRSEAAEIMSFLQNSGLSNARVYFGR